AGACGTCCAGCCGATCCAGCACCACCGTCAACGGCACGCCGGACGTGCGGATATTGGCAGCGGCCTTGCAGACACCGGCTATTTGCGCCATGCCCACCGTGCCGAGAAACAGCAGGGTCAGATGAAAGTTTTCCGCCGGCACCGGGCGCCCGATGTTGAGCCCCAGCGCGCTGCGCCATTGGGCGATGGCCCGGCGTTGTTCGGGAGCGCAGTTCAGGGCGAAAAACAGCCGTTTGAACGGCTCGCGGGTTTCATCGCTCATGTCTGGCACCTCAATGCTTGGGGACCCTTTGATTTTACAAAGGGATACCCCGCCAGCAAGCCCATTTCTGGCAGCTGCCGGCATGCGCGTTATAGTTGAAGCAACCGAATCGACGGGAGGACGCCATGCGTCAGGTCATCAGCAAAGAGCCATGGTGGGCCGTACCACCGAAGCCCGGCCAGGATGAGTCCGAGCTGGAGTGGGGCTGGCTGGTTCATTACAACGAAGGCGAGCCGCGCTTCGAGTTCATCAAGGAGCGGCCGTCGGACAGCGAGATTCGCAATCGCAAAAGCTGCAGGATCACCCCGACGCCGGAGTGATCCTGCCGCCTCTTCAGGCTTTGACGAGCATTTCGAAACCACCAAAAATCGCCCGCTGGCCGTCGAACGGCATCGGATTGACGTCCGGTTGCATCCGCGGATCGCTCATCAGTTTCGCCATGCCGGCGTCACGGGTGGCCTTGTCCGGCCAGACGATCCAGGAAAACACCACGGTCTCGTCTTCCTTGAGTTTGACCGCCATGGGAAACGACGTCACTTTGCCATCAGGCACGTCGTCGCCCCAGCATTCAGCGAGGCTGAGCGCGCCGTTTTCCTTGAAAATCGCGGCGGCGGACTCCGCGTGTTTCTTGAACTTTTCGCGGTTGGCCTTGGGCACCGCTGCGACGAAGCCATCAACGTAAGCCATGATCATTCTCCTCGGGTTATGGGTTGATCTGCTGGGTAGTCGATCCAGCGTGGCTCCAATCGACAGTTCCCGCACCCAAGCCGACCGACGGTTCGACGGGCTGAGCAACAGGTTGTGCAACAGGCTGGGCCAGGGACTGGGCCAAGCCGCCTTCGATTTGCCCGGCCATGTACAGCGTTCCGGCCATGACACCGGTGGTAGGGTTTTGCACCAGCTTCAGCCACGCCTTGTCGAATGAGTCGCCCAGGCTGCTGCGGATCAGCGCCTCGCTATCGGGTCGGTCGTTGGCTTGAATAACCGCACGCACCCCCGCCACTCCCAGGGAAATCACCGCCCCGGCCAGTTTCCCCGCCGCTGCCGCCACGGCACCAGCCGCGCCTCGTGGGGCCATTTCGGCTTCCATTCGTTTGCTCGCGCGCTTGGCCACTGGCGTCATGCCGGCGTCCGTCGAGGCAATGCCCTTCTCACCGCCTGCCGTGTGGATCTTGTCGATCAACGCCGCGTAGGCCGGCAACTTAGTCAGCGGTTCACTGTGCACCACCTGATACAGCGATGCGTCACGGGCGGGCGGCGGTCCCAGCGAAATCGCCGGAATTTTCTGGATACGGTCGTTGAGCTGCGCCATCGGCACGCCATGACGCTGGGAGATGACCTGAAGTTGCTGGCCGAGAGCTTGCACGTAATACGCTGTCGCCTGCCCGAGGATCTCGTCGGGATCGATCTCCACCGCTACCGGGTCCAGCACTTTGTGGTGATATTGCTCCAACAGATAGGCCGCCAGGCGTTTGGCCGAGGCATCCTGCTCACCCCCGGCACTGAGGGTGTACCAGCTGACCTTCATCGACAGCCATTCCTGGGTCCAATAGCTGCTGAACCACGGAATGAAGACTTCTTCGGTCTGTTCGTAAACCCGCGTGCGCCAATGCTCCATGGATCCGCGGGCATAGACCCTGGCCTGTTCGGTGGCCTGCTGCGAAGCCGCGACAATTTCCTGGTCAACCTGCTGCCAGGTGCTCTGGGAAACCACTACCGGCGCCACGACTACCGGGGCACGCGCAGTCGTTACGCATCCCGCCAGTACCACCAACACAGCGACGATCAGCGAACGCAGGTTCAAGATCGCAGTGTCCTACAGTCTGCGTCGAACGGAGCGTTCGACGCGTAAAAGCATGTTGATTTGAGTATAGGTCGGGGCTGGGGGCCGTCCGTCAGGAAGTGTGGTAGCGCCCTCAAAAATACCTGCGCGAGCAGACCCGCAAGTCCATCGAGGAACGCCACCATCATCCACGTCGATATTCACCATCGCCGCGAATGCCTTCCGCAAAAAAACCGTCAGGTGCAGGATCAACTCATCGCCACTCAAACCCCGCATCGGAGGGGCAGACCATGTTGATCCACCTTCTGACCTGCCTGGCCCTGACGGCCATCACCCTGACCCTGTTTTCCCGCCTGGTGCTGGATATCGGTCAAACCGAGGAGCCGACATCATGATCTATTCCGTCAACCTCGCCGTGAGCTTTCCGGTGTTCGGCAGCAACTACTATTCGCAACAGGTCGTCTCTCGCAAAGCCGTCGCGCTGGTGTTCGACAAGCAATTCGAAACCTTGCTGATGCCGGCGGCCACCCACCACTTCAGTAACGAAGTGGTGGGGCTTAACGATCAGTTCCGCTTTTTGAATGATGTGCTGGTTGAGCATCTGCTGGAAATCGAGATGACTCAGCGTCCTTCACGCTCGGCGCAAGCGTTCACCTTCTGACAGGCTGGGTGCAGCCTGTCATTCTGGCCGGCGCACGGCTCTCACCTTCCCGCTGTTGCCGCCGCCACAGAAAAACCGGTCGTGGCCATCGAACTCAAGCCCCGACACGCCGACGCCAGCCGGCATCTGGACGCTCTCCAACACCTCGCCCGTGGCCGGATCGACTCGTCGCAGCTCGCTCTCGTCACCTTCCCAGGTGCCATGCCACAGATCACCCTCGACCCAGGTCACCCCGGTAACAAAGCGGTTGGATTCGAGGGTGCGCAGCACCGCTCCGGTCTGGGGATCGACCTGATGGATCTTGCGCTCGCGATACTCACCGACCCAGAGCGTGCCTTCGGCCCACGCCAGCCCCGAGTCGCCACCGCCACCGGGTGCGGGGATGGTGGAGAGCACGCGGCCGGTCTGAGGGTCGATCTTCTGGATGCGATCCTCGGCGATCTGAAACAGATGCTGGCCATCGAAGGCGGTGCCGGCATGGGCGGCGACATCGATCGATTTCAGGGTTTTGCCGCTGGCCGGGTCCAGGGCGTTGAGTTTGTCGCCGGAGGCAAACCAGACACGCTGGCCGTCATGGGTGACGCCGTGCACATGGTCGATGCCCGGAAAAGGCCCGTATTCGCGGATGATTTCAGCCGTTGAATGTTTCATGTCTTGCTCCTCGTTTACTGACTGCGTTCACTGGGGTAGTGAAGAGGATGCTAATCACTGGGCAGCAACGCCGTGAGTAACAATCCCGTCGCGAATCCAGGTACCGGCGGGAGCATCCAGCGACGAGCCCGACC
The Pseudomonas sp. GR 6-02 genome window above contains:
- a CDS encoding DUF1428 domain-containing protein, yielding MAYVDGFVAAVPKANREKFKKHAESAAAIFKENGALSLAECWGDDVPDGKVTSFPMAVKLKEDETVVFSWIVWPDKATRDAGMAKLMSDPRMQPDVNPMPFDGQRAIFGGFEMLVKA
- a CDS encoding Vgb family protein → MKHSTAEIIREYGPFPGIDHVHGVTHDGQRVWFASGDKLNALDPASGKTLKSIDVAAHAGTAFDGQHLFQIAEDRIQKIDPQTGRVLSTIPAPGGGGDSGLAWAEGTLWVGEYRERKIHQVDPQTGAVLRTLESNRFVTGVTWVEGDLWHGTWEGDESELRRVDPATGEVLESVQMPAGVGVSGLEFDGHDRFFCGGGNSGKVRAVRRPE